In the genome of Chryseobacterium oryzae, one region contains:
- a CDS encoding YfhO family protein, giving the protein MAKNKNLIYVAASLVVFLVLAFLYSTPVFTGKQLFQHDIVQYRGGAKELLDYRENFDKETYWSDSMFGGMPTYQMGSRFEGDIIKKIDSYLNILPRPVNYLFLLFSGFFLLGMVAVRNWKYALLGATFFGLSTYFYIIIAAGHNGKVNTIEYFAPLLAGILLVYIRKKYILGFIVTTLFFGLQVAANHPQMTYYLFLGLGFLFISELVRAIKKKVPMKHFLVSSGIIAASLAIGVGMNSQRIMANSEYIKETVRGKQILTNDSHKAGNTGMDKESILMWSYGKLETLNLFIPRLMGGGSQEPEGKEMMEKVREMVQQNVSSQAEYERISKGFGSLTYWGDQPGTSGPAYQGAVVCFLALLGFFFAPKKYRYWILGASILTILLAWGSNFMVLSDFFIDYIPFYSKFRAPSSILVVVELLFPLIAIIGLYRFFKSENLDEEYKKKILTYTGAGTLGLTFILIIFGKSLLGFATDNERTYLPPFLLDYLIDARFGMFRTDAIKALLYVGITCAVLFFSLKQKLNQNIALLIIGAVSLFDLWSVNKRYLNDDNYVDKIFAENPFQTESSDYLMEKAGDNENLQSILASIPVNKTLETIAEKDKKHYRIYNQVLGVNSETNTSYFKSSVGGYHAVRLRRFDDVMNQYISNVDSIKTPKILNLLNTKYMIFGETSSPQVVPNPNANGNAWFVSDLKFAATPNEEINLIGEIDSKKTAVINNVDKTYFEGKPVQIDSTATINLTKYEPNELEFKSSSKTPQLAVFSEVYYPHGWKVFIDEKEVPYIKADYFLRSLHVPAGNHNIKMVFEPEVIEKGKWISLICFGLFIVLSGFGISLMFRKPKNTETSNA; this is encoded by the coding sequence ATGGCAAAAAATAAAAACTTAATCTATGTTGCAGCTTCATTAGTTGTATTCTTAGTTTTAGCATTTTTATATTCTACTCCCGTTTTTACAGGAAAACAGCTTTTTCAGCACGATATTGTACAATACCGTGGTGGTGCAAAAGAACTTCTAGATTACCGCGAAAATTTCGATAAAGAAACGTATTGGAGCGATTCTATGTTTGGAGGTATGCCTACTTACCAGATGGGAAGCCGTTTTGAAGGAGATATTATCAAAAAAATAGACAGTTATCTAAATATTTTGCCAAGACCGGTTAATTATCTGTTTTTACTTTTTTCAGGATTTTTCCTTTTGGGAATGGTTGCCGTCCGAAACTGGAAATATGCTCTTTTAGGAGCCACTTTTTTTGGTCTTTCCACGTATTTCTACATTATTATTGCAGCAGGGCACAACGGAAAAGTAAATACCATAGAATATTTTGCTCCTCTTTTAGCCGGAATTTTATTGGTATACATCAGAAAAAAATACATCCTCGGATTTATCGTTACTACCCTATTCTTCGGATTACAGGTTGCAGCGAACCATCCGCAGATGACTTACTATTTGTTTTTAGGGTTAGGATTTTTATTTATTTCTGAATTAGTAAGAGCTATAAAAAAGAAAGTTCCGATGAAACATTTCTTAGTTTCTTCAGGGATTATTGCTGCTTCTCTTGCGATAGGTGTTGGGATGAATTCTCAGCGAATTATGGCAAACTCCGAATACATAAAAGAAACAGTAAGAGGAAAACAAATCTTAACCAACGACAGTCACAAAGCCGGAAATACCGGTATGGATAAAGAAAGCATCCTGATGTGGAGCTACGGTAAACTGGAAACTTTAAATCTTTTCATACCAAGACTAATGGGTGGTGGAAGCCAGGAACCGGAAGGAAAAGAAATGATGGAAAAGGTTCGCGAGATGGTTCAGCAAAATGTAAGTTCGCAGGCAGAATACGAACGTATCTCGAAAGGATTCGGAAGTCTTACTTATTGGGGAGATCAGCCGGGAACTTCAGGTCCGGCTTATCAAGGAGCCGTGGTATGTTTTCTTGCACTTTTAGGATTCTTTTTTGCTCCGAAAAAATACCGTTACTGGATTTTAGGAGCCTCTATTTTAACCATTTTATTGGCTTGGGGAAGCAATTTCATGGTTCTTTCAGACTTTTTTATAGATTACATCCCTTTTTATAGCAAATTCAGGGCTCCGTCATCTATTTTGGTAGTTGTAGAATTACTCTTCCCACTTATAGCAATCATAGGATTATACAGGTTTTTCAAAAGTGAAAATCTAGACGAAGAATACAAAAAGAAAATACTAACCTATACTGGTGCGGGAACTTTAGGCTTAACATTCATTCTAATCATTTTTGGAAAATCTCTTTTAGGATTTGCAACCGATAACGAAAGAACCTATCTTCCTCCATTTTTATTGGATTATTTAATCGACGCAAGATTCGGAATGTTCCGTACAGATGCTATTAAAGCATTATTATATGTTGGAATTACTTGTGCTGTGTTGTTTTTCAGTTTGAAACAGAAACTCAATCAAAATATTGCACTTTTAATTATTGGTGCGGTAAGTTTATTTGATTTGTGGAGCGTGAACAAACGTTACCTGAATGACGACAATTATGTAGATAAAATTTTCGCAGAAAATCCTTTCCAGACAGAGAGCAGCGATTATCTTATGGAGAAAGCGGGAGATAACGAAAATTTACAGTCTATTTTAGCAAGTATTCCGGTAAATAAAACTCTGGAAACTATTGCTGAAAAAGACAAAAAGCATTACAGAATATACAATCAGGTGTTGGGTGTAAATAGCGAAACCAATACGTCATATTTTAAATCTTCGGTGGGAGGTTATCATGCTGTAAGACTGAGAAGGTTTGATGATGTTATGAACCAATATATTTCTAATGTAGACAGTATTAAAACACCAAAGATTTTAAATCTTCTCAATACAAAATACATGATTTTTGGGGAAACTTCTTCTCCGCAAGTTGTTCCAAACCCTAATGCCAACGGAAATGCATGGTTTGTAAGCGATTTAAAATTTGCTGCAACACCTAACGAAGAAATTAATCTAATTGGAGAAATCGATAGTAAGAAAACGGCTGTAATTAATAATGTAGACAAAACTTATTTTGAGGGAAAACCTGTTCAAATAGACTCTACGGCTACGATTAATCTTACCAAATATGAGCCTAACGAATTAGAATTTAAATCATCTTCTAAAACTCCACAATTGGCAGTTTTCTCTGAAGTGTATTATCCTCATGGCTGGAAAGTCTTCATAGATGAAAAGGAAGTTCCTTATATTAAAGCAGACTATTTTCTACGTTCATTACATGTACCCGCAGGAAATCATAATATAAAAATGGTTTTTGAGCCTGAGGTTATCGAAAAAGGAAAATGGATTTCCCTAATCTGTTTTGGATTATTTATAGTTTTAAGTGGTTTTGGAATTTCTCTAATGTTCCGAAAACCTAAAAATACTGAAACTTCAAACGCTTAA
- a CDS encoding DUF6263 family protein — MKNIFALAIISLAVISCKKETATITKVDPKTGKTITVEVPSDSVKEVKADAAIKDSAGIFKQTFKLEKGKTYPLTTYQRDTKTMTDPEGKSMSGTSESTDEMNFTVNDIKGHVYDMTINLISKRNSQSAQGKTIVVDTNQKIPKEDDLKMLWNINKALTGNKLNMKMDDKGNVISITGFDAVYTKISNALKDIVKDPTQRTAVIANLKETFNEKILKDQFEKNLSILPKKGAKIGDKWSTSENADGAGKIKVTSNYTLKSVGNGIAEISISGGIPKKTEKQSQNGINHSLSSELAQSGSIKFDQNTGWIYNQNINVKTTQVETYSDGKQSKSMKSISNSSVMVNPSAK, encoded by the coding sequence ATGAAAAATATATTCGCATTAGCCATTATTTCGTTAGCTGTTATTTCATGTAAAAAAGAAACAGCAACCATTACAAAAGTAGATCCCAAAACCGGCAAAACCATTACTGTAGAAGTTCCTTCAGATTCTGTAAAGGAAGTAAAAGCAGATGCGGCAATTAAAGATTCTGCAGGTATTTTCAAACAAACATTTAAGCTTGAAAAAGGTAAAACCTACCCATTAACAACCTACCAAAGAGATACGAAAACCATGACTGATCCTGAAGGGAAAAGCATGAGCGGAACCAGCGAATCTACAGACGAAATGAACTTTACGGTTAATGATATTAAAGGACATGTTTATGACATGACCATTAATCTTATTTCTAAAAGAAATTCTCAGTCTGCACAAGGAAAAACAATCGTTGTAGATACCAATCAGAAAATTCCGAAAGAAGACGATCTTAAGATGCTTTGGAACATCAACAAAGCACTTACGGGAAATAAACTGAACATGAAAATGGACGATAAAGGCAATGTTATCTCTATTACAGGGTTTGATGCCGTTTATACAAAAATTTCTAACGCACTGAAAGACATCGTAAAAGATCCTACCCAAAGAACAGCCGTAATTGCCAATCTGAAAGAAACTTTCAACGAAAAGATCCTGAAAGACCAGTTTGAAAAAAACCTTTCTATCCTTCCTAAAAAAGGAGCTAAAATTGGGGATAAATGGAGCACTTCCGAAAATGCTGACGGAGCAGGAAAAATAAAAGTTACCTCTAATTATACTTTAAAAAGTGTTGGAAATGGTATTGCAGAAATTTCTATTTCCGGAGGAATTCCTAAGAAAACAGAAAAACAAAGCCAAAACGGAATTAATCATAGTTTAAGCAGTGAGCTTGCACAAAGCGGTTCTATAAAGTTTGACCAAAATACGGGATGGATTTACAACCAGAACATCAATGTAAAAACCACTCAGGTAGAAACATATTCCGATGGAAAACAGTCGAAGTCTATGAAAAGTATTTCTAATTCTTCTGTTATGGTAAATCCTTCTGCAAAATAA
- the rlmB gene encoding 23S rRNA (guanosine(2251)-2'-O)-methyltransferase RlmB, with translation MKDDFIFGLRPVLEAIEAGKTIDKIFVQNALQGEIYAELKAVLAKNKIRPNYVPVEKLNRFTRKNHQGVVAFISDVPFYKIEDVVPELFEERKTPFILILDRLTDVRNFGAICRTAECVGIDAVVIPEKGGAPVNSDAIKTSAGAMYNIKICKEPNLAHVVDFLQQSGISVFSATEKAQKLIYDVNFTEPCAIVMGNEETGISKEVLHHSDEKVKLPIEGKTQSLNVSVACGAILYEAMRQKITQL, from the coding sequence ATGAAAGACGATTTTATATTTGGGCTCCGTCCCGTATTAGAAGCTATTGAAGCTGGAAAAACAATTGATAAAATATTTGTGCAAAATGCACTTCAGGGAGAAATTTATGCGGAATTAAAGGCTGTTTTGGCTAAAAATAAAATCCGCCCCAATTATGTTCCGGTTGAAAAACTGAACCGTTTTACAAGAAAAAACCATCAGGGTGTAGTCGCATTTATTTCTGATGTTCCGTTTTATAAAATTGAAGATGTGGTACCCGAATTGTTTGAGGAAAGAAAAACGCCTTTCATTCTTATTCTGGATAGACTTACCGATGTAAGAAATTTTGGTGCAATATGCAGAACAGCAGAATGTGTGGGTATTGATGCGGTAGTAATTCCTGAAAAAGGAGGAGCTCCGGTAAATTCTGATGCCATTAAAACTTCTGCCGGAGCCATGTACAATATCAAAATATGTAAAGAGCCTAATCTCGCGCATGTTGTAGATTTTCTTCAGCAAAGCGGAATTTCTGTTTTTTCTGCAACCGAAAAAGCACAAAAACTTATCTATGATGTAAACTTCACCGAACCTTGTGCTATAGTAATGGGGAACGAGGAAACAGGAATTTCTAAAGAAGTTCTTCATCATTCGGACGAAAAAGTGAAGCTTCCTATCGAAGGAAAAACCCAGTCTTTAAACGTATCGGTTGCTTGTGGAGCTATCCTTTATGAAGCAATGAGACAAAAAATTACACAACTTTAA
- a CDS encoding DinB family protein: MNYHFQAHRQVRKNLLDILQNTSHEDLLLIPDGFNNNIYWNIAHTVATQQLLHYYLSGNPFRIDKYWIETYKKGTLPNLNVQKSEVEDLEFLLTETSKTLMKDYDSDFFSDYTPYTTSFGMDLKSIQDAIIFNNIHESLHYGYVMAQKRAILGEKN; this comes from the coding sequence ATGAATTATCATTTTCAAGCGCACAGACAAGTTCGAAAAAACCTTTTAGATATTCTCCAAAACACTTCCCACGAAGATCTTTTGCTGATTCCTGATGGTTTTAACAATAATATTTACTGGAATATCGCTCATACAGTGGCGACACAGCAATTGCTGCATTATTATCTAAGCGGCAATCCTTTCAGAATAGATAAATACTGGATAGAAACTTATAAAAAGGGAACTTTACCGAATCTAAATGTGCAGAAATCTGAAGTTGAAGATCTTGAATTTCTACTTACAGAAACTTCAAAAACATTAATGAAAGATTACGACAGCGATTTTTTTTCAGATTACACTCCTTACACCACCAGTTTCGGAATGGATTTGAAGAGCATTCAGGATGCGATTATATTCAACAACATCCACGAAAGCTTACATTATGGCTACGTAATGGCACAGAAAAGAGCTATTTTAGGAGAAAAAAATTAG
- a CDS encoding AAA family ATPase produces the protein MSDSYQAEDIRQLTEKVKEQNYFFSLLRQEINKAIIGQQYMIDRLLIGLLGNGHVLLEGVPGLAKTLAIKTLAEAVHGEFSRIQFTPDLLPADVVGTMIFNIKDNDFSIKKGPVFANFVLADEINRAPAKVQSALLEVMQEKQVTIGDETMSLPKPFLVLATQNPIDQEGTYLLPEAQSDRFMLKCKIDYPEFEDERKVMRMVSTSHQPEIKQVISLQNIVEAKLLVNQIYLDEKIEKYILDMVFATRYPERYGLSDLKNYISFGASPRASINLAIASRAYAFLKGRAFVIPEDVKSLAQDVLRHRIGLTFEAEAEEISAEEIINRILAKIQAP, from the coding sequence ATGTCAGATTCATATCAAGCAGAAGACATCCGTCAGCTTACGGAAAAAGTGAAAGAACAGAATTACTTTTTCAGTCTTCTGAGGCAGGAAATCAACAAAGCAATTATCGGTCAGCAATATATGATAGACCGTCTTTTAATAGGGCTTTTGGGAAATGGGCACGTTCTTCTGGAAGGGGTTCCTGGTTTGGCAAAAACTTTAGCGATAAAAACTTTGGCAGAAGCGGTTCATGGGGAATTTTCCAGAATTCAGTTTACGCCGGATCTTCTTCCTGCAGATGTTGTTGGGACGATGATTTTTAATATTAAAGACAATGATTTTTCTATTAAAAAAGGACCTGTTTTTGCAAATTTTGTTTTAGCAGATGAGATTAACCGTGCACCGGCAAAAGTACAGTCGGCTCTTTTGGAAGTAATGCAGGAGAAACAGGTAACCATTGGTGATGAAACCATGTCTTTACCGAAGCCATTTTTGGTTTTGGCAACTCAGAACCCAATAGATCAGGAAGGTACTTATCTTTTGCCTGAAGCACAAAGCGACCGTTTTATGCTGAAATGCAAAATAGATTATCCTGAATTTGAAGATGAAAGAAAAGTAATGAGAATGGTTTCTACTTCGCATCAACCGGAAATTAAACAGGTAATTTCACTTCAAAATATTGTTGAAGCGAAGTTATTGGTTAATCAGATTTATCTGGATGAGAAAATTGAAAAATATATTTTGGATATGGTTTTTGCCACTCGTTATCCTGAAAGATACGGGCTTTCCGATTTAAAAAACTATATCAGTTTTGGAGCTTCTCCAAGAGCATCCATCAATTTGGCTATTGCATCCAGAGCCTATGCGTTTCTGAAGGGCAGAGCATTTGTTATTCCTGAAGATGTAAAATCTTTAGCTCAGGATGTTTTAAGACACAGGATAGGTCTTACTTTTGAAGCAGAAGCGGAAGAAATTTCAGCTGAAGAAATTATCAACCGAATTTTAGCTAAAATCCAAGCACCTTAA
- a CDS encoding DUF58 domain-containing protein: MQIKDIVKKVKQIEIRTRKKTEASLMGQYHSAFKGQGMTFSEVRPYQFGDEIRRIDWNKTARFREPFVKVMEEERELTMMILVDISASMDYGTKTQLKREYVAEIVASLGFSAAGNNDKVGLILFADKVYKVVPPGKGRKHILSIISHVLTAEYVPAVSKVDKALEYMMGVFKRKSLVFLLSDFEDDYDSKTLRVASKKHQLLGMRVYDEKDNEIPDVGYVLLNDSETGKQIWVNTSSARWRYTFAEAQKQKLRIVEEDFSKSSAELVNVSVGGDYSKLLYNYFQKK; encoded by the coding sequence ATGCAAATAAAAGATATTGTAAAAAAAGTAAAGCAGATAGAAATCCGTACCAGAAAGAAAACGGAAGCTTCGCTTATGGGGCAGTATCATAGTGCTTTTAAAGGGCAGGGAATGACGTTTTCTGAAGTTCGTCCTTATCAGTTTGGCGACGAAATCCGAAGAATAGACTGGAATAAAACGGCTCGTTTTCGGGAACCTTTTGTAAAAGTAATGGAAGAAGAAAGAGAATTAACCATGATGATTCTGGTAGATATTTCTGCTTCTATGGATTACGGAACCAAAACCCAACTAAAAAGAGAATATGTAGCTGAAATTGTCGCAAGTCTTGGTTTTTCTGCAGCAGGAAATAACGATAAAGTTGGTCTTATTCTTTTTGCAGATAAAGTGTACAAAGTAGTGCCTCCGGGAAAAGGAAGAAAACATATTTTATCTATTATCAGTCATGTTTTAACGGCAGAGTATGTTCCAGCTGTTTCAAAAGTAGATAAAGCTTTAGAATATATGATGGGTGTTTTTAAAAGAAAATCTTTGGTTTTTCTGCTGTCGGATTTCGAAGACGATTACGATTCTAAAACGCTTCGTGTGGCTTCCAAAAAACATCAGCTTTTAGGAATGAGAGTGTATGATGAAAAAGATAACGAGATTCCTGATGTGGGATACGTTCTCCTGAATGATTCGGAAACGGGAAAACAAATATGGGTGAATACATCCAGCGCGAGATGGAGATATACTTTTGCTGAAGCTCAGAAACAAAAGCTAAGAATTGTGGAAGAAGATTTTTCGAAATCTTCGGCAGAATTGGTAAATGTTAGCGTGGGAGGAGATTATTCAAAATTATTATACAACTACTTTCAAAAAAAATAA
- a CDS encoding BatD family protein has translation MKKIFLLLSFLICANLFSQLLSSNLEKKTLALGEVNRLVIKIDNLRSKSVIAAQKNELLPFHFEEVKDSIGINSSSYERVVEFAVYEEGNFKIPELEFKVGDKILKTIPYEVEVINTAKKEDQINDIMNNKEVNLEAADYWDLYKWYVLAALAFIALIIAVVILLKYGRKSKDPAIVATNQTLKELDSLKKKKYIEEGNYRSFYVELIDISRKFITKQYNIPADVLLTDDLISLMKQNNTISPENEKIVEDVFLRGDLVKFAKTFPDQELMQKDFGGIRDLVKRSSKDIEFENLRKDV, from the coding sequence TTGAAAAAAATATTTTTATTACTGTCATTTTTAATCTGTGCAAACTTGTTTTCGCAGCTGCTTTCTTCAAATCTCGAGAAGAAAACTCTGGCGTTGGGAGAAGTGAACCGCTTGGTTATAAAAATTGATAATTTAAGAAGCAAATCTGTAATTGCTGCTCAAAAAAACGAGCTTCTGCCTTTTCATTTTGAAGAAGTAAAAGACAGCATAGGGATAAATTCTTCCAGTTACGAAAGAGTTGTAGAATTTGCTGTTTATGAAGAAGGAAATTTTAAAATACCCGAGCTTGAATTTAAAGTAGGAGATAAAATTCTCAAAACCATTCCTTACGAAGTTGAAGTCATTAATACTGCCAAAAAAGAAGATCAGATTAATGATATAATGAATAATAAAGAAGTCAATCTTGAAGCTGCAGATTATTGGGATTTATACAAATGGTACGTTTTAGCAGCTTTGGCTTTTATTGCATTAATTATTGCTGTGGTAATCTTGTTAAAATACGGAAGAAAAAGCAAAGATCCTGCAATTGTCGCTACCAACCAGACTTTAAAAGAACTGGATTCTTTGAAGAAGAAAAAATACATTGAAGAAGGAAATTACAGATCTTTTTATGTGGAATTAATTGATATTTCCAGAAAATTCATTACTAAACAATACAATATTCCTGCAGATGTTTTGCTTACCGATGATCTGATTTCTTTAATGAAACAGAACAACACTATTTCTCCGGAAAACGAAAAAATTGTGGAAGATGTATTTTTACGAGGCGATTTGGTGAAATTTGCAAAAACCTTTCCCGATCAGGAACTTATGCAGAAAGATTTTGGAGGAATAAGAGATTTGGTGAAGCGTTCATCCAAAGATATTGAATTCGAAAACCTGAGAAAAGATGTTTAA
- a CDS encoding VWA domain-containing protein, producing MFNLDFEFYSPWFFLLFLVFLPLLFRDFSQKKRKGVKVPTIQNMDENNSILPVLSFLKISKYIILSALIIAMARPRTFSVSQERDETKGVDIMLAVDVSLSMFSKDFEPDRYSVLKNIAVDFIRKRPNDRFGLVNYKMEAFLKVPLTFDHNAVIHEIENLNQREMMDGTSVGDGLAVAVNHLVKSKAKSKVVILMTDGVSNKLNGLFPPQVAAILAKDNNIKVYCIGIGTNGYALMPYNYDEFGFYYTEQQVSIDEDTLKEIAATTGGKYYRADSENKLQEIYSDINKLEKTDLKVTKNYNYEEHFRIFLWIAFGVLILDAVLRWILYKFLS from the coding sequence ATGTTTAATTTAGATTTCGAATTTTACAGTCCGTGGTTTTTTCTGCTGTTTTTGGTTTTTCTTCCGTTATTATTCAGAGATTTCAGCCAGAAAAAAAGAAAAGGAGTTAAAGTTCCCACCATTCAGAATATGGATGAGAACAACAGTATCTTACCGGTTCTTTCTTTCCTGAAAATCTCCAAATACATTATACTTTCGGCACTTATTATTGCAATGGCGAGACCGAGAACGTTTTCTGTATCTCAGGAGAGAGACGAAACCAAAGGTGTGGATATTATGCTTGCGGTAGATGTTTCGCTGAGTATGTTTTCTAAAGATTTTGAACCCGACCGATATTCTGTTCTAAAAAATATTGCGGTAGATTTTATTAGAAAACGTCCGAATGACCGATTCGGGTTGGTTAATTATAAAATGGAAGCCTTTTTGAAAGTTCCTTTAACTTTTGATCATAATGCCGTTATCCATGAAATAGAAAATCTCAACCAAAGAGAAATGATGGACGGAACTTCTGTGGGAGACGGGTTGGCTGTTGCGGTAAATCATTTGGTGAAAAGTAAAGCCAAAAGCAAAGTGGTGATTTTAATGACGGATGGCGTAAGCAATAAACTAAACGGATTATTTCCGCCTCAGGTTGCGGCTATTCTAGCAAAAGATAACAATATCAAAGTTTATTGCATCGGGATAGGAACCAATGGATATGCACTTATGCCTTATAACTATGATGAATTCGGATTTTATTACACCGAACAGCAGGTTTCTATTGATGAGGATACTTTAAAGGAAATTGCTGCCACTACAGGAGGAAAATACTATCGTGCAGATTCTGAAAATAAACTACAAGAAATCTATTCTGATATTAATAAACTCGAAAAAACAGATCTTAAGGTTACAAAAAATTATAATTATGAAGAGCATTTCAGGATTTTTCTCTGGATAGCTTTTGGAGTCCTTATTTTAGATGCAGTGTTACGTTGGATACTTTATAAATTTTTAAGCTGA
- a CDS encoding vWA domain-containing protein yields the protein MNWYLGNNWYLLLLLVLPLLAWIIVKYLGWKKNKRKLFAESKFHQNLFEKNTSFSKFFPVLYILAVFFLVLSIIDILSGSEKIKSVQKMNNVMFVMDVSNSMNAEDIDPDRLTQAKNIIINTIKELKNDKIGIVIFAGEAVSVMPLTTDYNSVETYISDLQTDNITIQGTDFLKAMEVTVSKFKNISKGSRKVVLISDGEDNEGNDNAAIRLANSEGISITSVGIGTDEGAPVPVYEFGQLEGYKLDANGETVISKRQTEALKKMAASTGGNYIDGNNMKDAPKRIAEELSKKMSSTDTEVNSRNANHYYQYSLAVSILIFMIIFIFNPKRDFNI from the coding sequence ATGAACTGGTATTTAGGAAATAATTGGTATTTACTTTTGCTCTTGGTCTTACCACTTTTAGCATGGATAATTGTGAAGTATCTTGGCTGGAAAAAAAACAAACGGAAACTCTTTGCAGAATCTAAATTTCATCAAAATTTATTTGAAAAAAACACGTCTTTCAGCAAGTTTTTTCCTGTTCTGTATATTTTAGCTGTATTTTTTCTTGTACTTTCAATAATAGATATTCTCAGTGGTTCCGAGAAAATTAAGTCTGTACAGAAAATGAACAATGTGATGTTTGTGATGGATGTTTCCAATTCTATGAATGCAGAAGATATAGATCCGGATCGTCTTACACAGGCGAAAAATATCATCATCAATACGATTAAAGAACTGAAGAATGATAAGATAGGAATCGTAATTTTTGCAGGAGAAGCCGTTTCTGTAATGCCTTTAACTACCGATTATAATTCTGTGGAAACTTATATTTCAGATTTGCAGACGGATAATATTACCATTCAGGGAACCGATTTTCTTAAGGCAATGGAAGTTACCGTTTCAAAATTTAAAAATATCAGTAAAGGATCAAGAAAAGTAGTTCTTATTAGTGATGGTGAAGACAATGAAGGTAATGACAATGCAGCAATAAGACTTGCCAATTCAGAAGGGATTAGCATTACTTCAGTAGGTATTGGGACAGATGAAGGAGCGCCTGTTCCTGTGTATGAATTCGGGCAACTTGAAGGTTATAAATTAGATGCAAACGGAGAAACGGTTATTTCTAAAAGACAGACAGAAGCTCTTAAAAAAATGGCTGCATCTACCGGAGGAAACTATATCGACGGAAACAATATGAAAGATGCTCCCAAAAGAATTGCTGAGGAGTTGAGTAAAAAAATGTCGTCAACAGATACCGAGGTAAACTCCAGAAATGCAAATCATTATTATCAATATTCTCTAGCCGTTTCAATACTCATTTTCATGATTATTTTTATTTTTAATCCGAAAAGAGATTTCAATATTTAG